From Musa acuminata AAA Group cultivar baxijiao chromosome BXJ3-8, Cavendish_Baxijiao_AAA, whole genome shotgun sequence, one genomic window encodes:
- the LOC135645169 gene encoding growth-regulating factor 6-like isoform X1, with amino-acid sequence MDLGGVLGMDAFVGASSESGNLFSSSLLSQETEVGRQRGVFLSAFHKHDRPAEPADYDLRSFKMARSEALVSASTKAAHFLHRSNSLPLLPDGEQMLSFSSTSKQSDMAIASDGTLPYYNHPSAPSSTQCYLRNAALYSGSSNANMQGVLARVRGPFTPSQWLELEHQALIYKYLVANVPIPATLLIPIKRSLGASGFPPLSAGSFASVGWGPFHLGYSGNADPEPGRCRRTDGKKWRCSRDAVADQKYCERHINRGRHRSRKHVEGQTGHAAKAVSVVTSSQSASAVPDAISSGSLTNSQRQSKSLQSNNADPFHAQSNGVLINKEDQNDPSQNSKGLSVLSPMNQNSMNNLFPVSKQHNPFEETSSGRDFGFISTDSLLNPPSSSFSDNISFIPNSKPEVHSHPLRHFIDVCPKTQSDRSTVTWPDVEDTQLNKTQLAISIPMACSDFSSSSSSNYDKLPLSPLKLSREYDLVNTGLGVGLLNEVCHQQVCWKPVSWEASMAGPLGEVLTSTNPTPKNQSKNCSSSSSLNLLSDGWDSGCQLESSPTGVLQKASFGSLSSSTGSSPRAENLKIHESTGSLCDDLLGSTIVNAPTVPSL; translated from the exons ATGGACTTGGGTGGGGTGCTGGGCATGGATGCATTTGTGGGAGCCTCATCTGAAAGTGGcaacctcttctcttcttccctgCTCTCCCAAGAGACCGAGGTCGGCAGGCAAAGAGGAGTGTTTCTGTCTGCTTTTCACAAGCATGATAGGCCTGCTGAACCTGCGGACTACGATTTGAGATCCTTCAAGATGGCCAGGAGTGAGGCATTGGTTTCGGCGTCGACAAAGGCAGCTCATTTCCTCCACAGATCTAACTCCCTTCCTCTCCTTCCTGACGGAGAGCAAATGCTCAGCTTCTCATCGACATCCAAGCAGAGTGACATGGCTATCGCCAGCGATGGGACCTTGCCTTACTACAACCACCCATCGGCGCCTTCCTCAACACAATGTTATCTCAGGAATGCAG CTTTGTATTCCGGAAGCTCTAATGCGAACATGCAAGGGGTTCTGGCGAGGGTCAGGGGACCCTTCACTCCGTCTCAGTGGCTGGAGTTAGAACACCAAGCCTTGATCTACAAGTACCTCGTTGCAAATGTGCCCATACCGGCCACTCTGCTCATTCCCATCAAGAGAAGCCTCGGTGCTTCTGGGTTCCCTCCCCTGTCAGCTGGATCTTTTGCTTCAG TTGGATGGGGACCATTCCATCTGGGGTATTCTGGAAATGCTGATCCGGAGCCTGGTAGATGCCGTCGGACTGATGGGAAGAAATGGCGGTGCTCAAGAGACGCAGTTGCTGACCAGAAGTACTGTGAGCGACATATCAACCGGGGCCGCCATCGTTCAAGAAAGCATGTGGAAGGTCAAACTGGCCATGCCGCGAAAGCAGTGTCCGTCGTCACATCGTCGCAGTCAGCTTCAGCTGTTCCTGATGCCATTTCATCTGGTAGCCTCACCAATTCACAGCGGCAGAGTAAAAGCTTGCAGTCAAACAACGCTGATCCTTTCCATGCACAGTCCAACGG GGTGCTGATTAACAAAGAAGATCAAAATGATCCTTCGCAGAATTCAAAGGGCCTGTCCGTGCTAAGTCCTATGAACCAGAATTCCATGAACAACTTATTTCCCGTCTCAAAGCAACACAATCCCTTTGAGGAGACCTCATCGGGAAGGGACTTTGGGTTCATTTCCACTGATTCACTTTTAAATCCTCCCAGCAGTTCATTCTCTGATAACATCAGTTTTATCCCAAACTCAAAGCCTGAGGTACATTCCCATCCCCTTCGACACTTCATTGATGTCTGCCCCAAAACCCAGTCTGATCGTTCAACCGTCACCTGGCCTGATGTAGAAGACACACAACTTAATAAAACCCAGCTGGCTATCTCAATCCCCATGGCTTGCTCTGACTTTTCATCTTCGTCCTCATCCAACTATGACAAACTGCCACTTTCACCTCTCAAGTTATCAAGGGAATATGATCTAGTTAACACAGGTCTAGGAGTAGGTTTGCTGAATGAAGTGTGTCATCAACAGGTTTGTTGGAAACCGGTCTCCTGGGAGGCTTCCATGGCTGGACCTCTGGGGGAGGTTCTGACCAGCACTAATCCCACTCCCAAGAACCAAAGCAAGAactgctcatcatcatcatcgctaAACTTGTTGAGCGATGGTTGGGACTCGGGCTGTCAGTTAGAATCTTCACCGACTGGTGTCCTACAGAAGGCTTCATTTGGTTCACTGTCCAGCAGCACTGGAAGCAGCCCCAGGGCAGAGAACCTGAAGATTCATGAGAGCACTGGCAGCCTGTGTGACGACCTCCTCGGTTCAACAATTGTAAATGCTCCTACTGTTCCCTCGTTGTGA
- the LOC135645169 gene encoding growth-regulating factor 6-like isoform X2 has product MEAVNLLPGPLRALQMSLFSRIRSSLYSGSSNANMQGVLARVRGPFTPSQWLELEHQALIYKYLVANVPIPATLLIPIKRSLGASGFPPLSAGSFASVGWGPFHLGYSGNADPEPGRCRRTDGKKWRCSRDAVADQKYCERHINRGRHRSRKHVEGQTGHAAKAVSVVTSSQSASAVPDAISSGSLTNSQRQSKSLQSNNADPFHAQSNGVLINKEDQNDPSQNSKGLSVLSPMNQNSMNNLFPVSKQHNPFEETSSGRDFGFISTDSLLNPPSSSFSDNISFIPNSKPEVHSHPLRHFIDVCPKTQSDRSTVTWPDVEDTQLNKTQLAISIPMACSDFSSSSSSNYDKLPLSPLKLSREYDLVNTGLGVGLLNEVCHQQVCWKPVSWEASMAGPLGEVLTSTNPTPKNQSKNCSSSSSLNLLSDGWDSGCQLESSPTGVLQKASFGSLSSSTGSSPRAENLKIHESTGSLCDDLLGSTIVNAPTVPSL; this is encoded by the exons ATGGAAGCTGTGAATCTTCTGCCAGGACCCTTGAGGGCTCTGCAGATGTCGTTATTTTCAAGAATACGTTCat CTTTGTATTCCGGAAGCTCTAATGCGAACATGCAAGGGGTTCTGGCGAGGGTCAGGGGACCCTTCACTCCGTCTCAGTGGCTGGAGTTAGAACACCAAGCCTTGATCTACAAGTACCTCGTTGCAAATGTGCCCATACCGGCCACTCTGCTCATTCCCATCAAGAGAAGCCTCGGTGCTTCTGGGTTCCCTCCCCTGTCAGCTGGATCTTTTGCTTCAG TTGGATGGGGACCATTCCATCTGGGGTATTCTGGAAATGCTGATCCGGAGCCTGGTAGATGCCGTCGGACTGATGGGAAGAAATGGCGGTGCTCAAGAGACGCAGTTGCTGACCAGAAGTACTGTGAGCGACATATCAACCGGGGCCGCCATCGTTCAAGAAAGCATGTGGAAGGTCAAACTGGCCATGCCGCGAAAGCAGTGTCCGTCGTCACATCGTCGCAGTCAGCTTCAGCTGTTCCTGATGCCATTTCATCTGGTAGCCTCACCAATTCACAGCGGCAGAGTAAAAGCTTGCAGTCAAACAACGCTGATCCTTTCCATGCACAGTCCAACGG GGTGCTGATTAACAAAGAAGATCAAAATGATCCTTCGCAGAATTCAAAGGGCCTGTCCGTGCTAAGTCCTATGAACCAGAATTCCATGAACAACTTATTTCCCGTCTCAAAGCAACACAATCCCTTTGAGGAGACCTCATCGGGAAGGGACTTTGGGTTCATTTCCACTGATTCACTTTTAAATCCTCCCAGCAGTTCATTCTCTGATAACATCAGTTTTATCCCAAACTCAAAGCCTGAGGTACATTCCCATCCCCTTCGACACTTCATTGATGTCTGCCCCAAAACCCAGTCTGATCGTTCAACCGTCACCTGGCCTGATGTAGAAGACACACAACTTAATAAAACCCAGCTGGCTATCTCAATCCCCATGGCTTGCTCTGACTTTTCATCTTCGTCCTCATCCAACTATGACAAACTGCCACTTTCACCTCTCAAGTTATCAAGGGAATATGATCTAGTTAACACAGGTCTAGGAGTAGGTTTGCTGAATGAAGTGTGTCATCAACAGGTTTGTTGGAAACCGGTCTCCTGGGAGGCTTCCATGGCTGGACCTCTGGGGGAGGTTCTGACCAGCACTAATCCCACTCCCAAGAACCAAAGCAAGAactgctcatcatcatcatcgctaAACTTGTTGAGCGATGGTTGGGACTCGGGCTGTCAGTTAGAATCTTCACCGACTGGTGTCCTACAGAAGGCTTCATTTGGTTCACTGTCCAGCAGCACTGGAAGCAGCCCCAGGGCAGAGAACCTGAAGATTCATGAGAGCACTGGCAGCCTGTGTGACGACCTCCTCGGTTCAACAATTGTAAATGCTCCTACTGTTCCCTCGTTGTGA
- the LOC135645866 gene encoding uncharacterized protein LOC135645866 produces MEVKPSVPRGVSSGPAFPLSVLLAVVSLEIVLLLVIFGGTGAKPQDSKPPFWQDTEAGENVVHLTHSCIHDEILHRRRRPGRKEYSVTPQVYHESSLSRSHHHGGRALLEVSSVSPLQKDTKQPIRIYLNYDAVGHSSDRDCRNVGDLVKLGEPPATSISRTPVCNPHGDRPVFADCWYNCTVEDISGEDKKQRLRKALGQTAEWFRRALAVEPVKGNLRLSGYSACGQDGGVQLPHEYIEDGVADSDLVLLVTTRPTTGNTLAWAVACERDQWGRAIAGHVNVAPRHLTAEAETLLSATLIHEVMHVLGFDPHAFAHFRDERKRRRSQVTVQVMDEKLGRMVTRIVLPRVVMRARYHYGAFSENFTGLELEDGGGRGTSGSHWEKRLLMNEIMTGSVDTRSVVSKMTLALLEDSGWYQANYSMADRLDWGRNQGTEFVTSPCNHWKGAYHCNTTQLSGCTYNREAEGYCPIVSYNGDLPKWAQYFPQANKGGQSSLADYCTYFVAYSDGSCTDTNSARAPDRALGEVRGSNSRCMASSLVRTGFVRGSMTQGNGCYQHRCMNNTLEIAVDGIWRMCPEAGGPVQFPGFNGELICPAYHELCSSTPVPINGRCPGSCSFNGDCINGECHCFLGFHGNDCSRRSCPGNCSGHGTCHPNGICECESGRTGIDCSTAICDEQCSLHGGVCDNGVCEFRCSDYAGYTCQNSSSLLPSLSICSDVLARDVFGQHCAPSEPSILQQLEAAVVMPNYNRLLPGGRTLFNILDNGYCAAAAKRLACWISIQRCDEDGDNRLRVCHSACRSYNAACGAGLDCSDQTLFSSEEEKDGQCTGYGEIRPWWIRRFGNLYLQSQRKL; encoded by the exons ATGGAGGTGAAGCCCTCGGTTCCCCGTGGGGTGTCGTCGGGGCCAGCATTTCCCTTGTCGGTCCTCCTTGCGGTCGTCTCTCTTGAG ATTGTTTTGCTTCTCGTGATCTTTGGAGGAACTGGTGCCAAACCTCAAGACAGTAAGCCGCCGTTTTGGCAAGATACTGAGGCTGGGGAAAATGTGGTTCATCTCACGCACTCTTGCATCCATGATGAGATACTCCATCGAAGGCGGCGCCCTGGTCGGAAAGAATACTCGGTCACTCCACAAGTTTATCACGAGTCTAGTTTGTCAAGATCACATCACCATGGTGGAAGAGCTTTGCTTGAGGTGTCTTCTGTATCTCCATTGCAAAAGGATACAAAACAGCCTATCCGTATATACTTAAACTATGATGCTGTTGGACATTCTTCTGATAGAGATTGCCGAAATGTTGGAGATCTTGTGAAG CTTGGTGAACCACCCGCGACATCTATTTCGAGAACCCCTGTGTGCAACCCGCATGGAGATCGGCCAGTATTTGCAGATTGTTGGTACAACTGCACGGTGGAGGATATTTCTGGGGAGGATAAAAAGCAACGCCTTCGGAAG GCACTAGGGCAAACAGCAGAGTGGTTTAGAAGAGCTTTAGCTGTTGAACCTGTTAAGGGAAACCTGCGGTTAAGTGGATATTCTGCATGTGGACAGGATGGTGGAGTGCAACTCCCCCATGAATACATTGAAG ATGGTGTTGCTGATTCGGACCTGGTTCTCTTAGTAACTACTAGACCCACAACCGGGAACACTCTTGCATGGGCAGTGGCATGTGAGCGAGATCAATGGGGTCGTGCAATTGCAG GTCATGTAAATGTCGCACCTCGTCATTTAACGGCAGAAGCAGAAACATTGCTTTCAGCAACTTTGATACATGAG GTCATGCATGTTTTAGGTTTTGATCCTCATGCCTTTGCACACTTCCGTGATGAGAGAAAAAGAAGGCGAAGCCAG GTCACTGTACAAGTTATGGACGAGAAGCTTGGACGTATGGTAACACGCATCGTCCTGCCTCGAGTTGTTATGCGTGCTAGATACCATTATGGG GCATTTTCTGAAAATTTTACTGGCTTAGAGTTGGAAGATGGAGGAGGTCGTGGTACGTCAG GTTCTCATTGGGAGAAAAGACTTCTAATGAATGAAATTATGACAGGATCTGTGGATACAAGATCTGTAGTTTCAAAAATGACTTTGGCTTTATTAGAGGATAGTGGATGGTACCAGGCTAATTATAGCATGGCGGATCGACTAGATTGGGGTCGGAATCAAGGAACTGAATTTGTTACATCTCCTTGCAATCATTGGAAAGGGGCATACCATTGCAACACCACTCAGTTGTCGGGCTGCACGTACAACAGGGAGGCAGAAGGGTATTGTCCTATAGTAAGCTATAATGGGGACTTGCCAAAATGGGCTCAATATTTCCCACAGGCAAATAAAG GGGGGCAATCATCATTGGCTGACTATTGCACATATTTTGTTGCTTATTCTGATGGTTCATGCACAGACACAAATAGTGCACGTGCACCTGATAGAGCATTAGGTGAGGTCCGAGGAAGTAATTCCAG GTGCATGGCCTCATCATTGGTGCGAACAGGTTTTGTTAGGGGATCCATGACTCAGGGAAATGGTTGTTATCAACATAGGTGTATGAACAATACACTAGAG ATTGCTGTGGATGGTATCTGGAGGATGTGTCCTGAAGCTGGTGGTCCTGTTCAATTCCCAGGATTCAACG GTGAGCTGATCTGCCCAGCATATCATGAATTGTGCAGCAGTACACCAGTGCCCATAAATGGCCGCTGTCCTGGCTCCTGTAGTTTCAATGGTGATTGCATTAATGGGGAGTGTCACTGCTTTCTTGGGTTTCATGGCAATGACTGCAGCAGAA GATCATGTCCAGGAAATTGTAGTGGACATGGTACGTGCCATCCAAATGGTATCTGTGAATGCGAAAGTGGCCGTACCGGCATTGACTGCTCCACTG CTATATGTGATGAGCAGTGCAGTTTGCATGGAGGAGTATGTGACAATGGTGTCTGCGAGTTCCGTTGTTCTGATTATGCAGGCTATACTTGCCAGAACAGCTCATCATTGCTGCCTAGCCTTTCAATTTGTAGTGATGTGCTAGCCCGAGATGTATTTGGACAACACTGTGCACCAAGTGAACCCAGCATACTGCAGCAGCTTGAAGCAGCTGTAGTAATGCCTAACTACAACCGGTTGCTGCCAGGTGGGCGGACACTGTTTAACATCCTTGATAATGGCTATTGTGCTGCTGCAGCGAAGCGGCTCGCATGCTGG ATTTCAATCCAACGTTGCGACGAGGACGGAGACAATAGACTTCGGGTGTGCCACTCTGCGTGCCGGTCGTATAATGCGGCATGCGGGGCAGGTCTTGACTGCTCGGACCAAACTCTTTTCAGCAGCGAGGAGGAAAAGGATGGGCAGTGCACAGGCTACGGTGAGATAAGACCGTGGTGGATAAGACGCTTTGGGAATCTGTATTTGCAAAGCCAGCGGAAATTGTAA
- the LOC135645356 gene encoding pathogenesis-related thaumatin-like protein 3.5, with protein sequence MEAFLPKFFFLLLLLLVSGAFWTTKAAGAGATFTLKNNCPYTIWPGTLSGNGVALLGGGGFELSLNDTASFSAPPGWSGRFWARTRCLLGSSSSNGTCATGDCGGVLRCVVGGAPPASLAEFTLGSGDGTQDFYDVSLVDGYNVGIGVRPSRGSCRYAGCVADVNARCPAELRVPAESGETVACRSACEAFGAPEYCCTGAHGSPATCGPTRYSQLFKAACPAAYSYAYDDATSTFTCAAGTADYLITFCPSAADAQSKKR encoded by the exons atGGAGGCTTTCCTGCCGaagttcttcttcctcctgcTGTTGCTGCTCGTCTCAG GGGCATTTTGGACCACGAAAGCGGCGGGCGCCGGCGCCACCTTCACCCTCAAGAACAACTGCCCTTACACCATCTGGCCGGGCACATTGTCCGGCAACGGGGTTGCCCTCCTCGGCGGCGGCGGATTCGAGCTTTCCCTGAATGATACCGCCTCCTTCTCCGCTCCACCCGGCTGGTCCGGCCGCTTCTGGGCCCGCACACGATGCCTCCTCGGCTCCTCCTCTTCTAACGGGACCTGCGCCACTGGCGATTGCGGGGGCGTCCTACGCTGCGTAGTCGGCGGCGCACCACCGGCCAGCCTCGCGGAGTTCACCCTCGGCAGTGGCGACGGCACCCAGGACTTCTACGACGTGAGCTTGGTCGACGGTTACAACGTCGGCATCGGGGTGCGCCCCTCGAGGGGCAGCTGCCGGTACGCCGGGTGCGTGGCGGACGTGAACGCTCGGTGCCCGGCGGAGCTGCGGGTGCCGGCAGAGTCCGGGGAAACGGTGGCGTGCCGAAGCGCGTGCGAGGCCTTCGGGGCACCGGAATACTGCTGCACCGGGGCCCACGGCTCGCCGGCGACGTGCGGGCCGACGCGGTACTCCCAGCTGTTCAAGGCAGCGTGCCCGGCGGCGTACAGCTACGCCTATGACGACGCGACGAGCACGTTCACATGCGCCGCCGGCACCGCCGACTACCTCATCACCTTCTGCCCCTCCGCGGCAGACGCCCAGAGCAAGAAGAGGTAG